Part of the Pedobacter roseus genome is shown below.
CTTATTAAGCGGTCAATTGAGTTTAAACAAAAGTTGGTTTAATTATTTCCTCACCGGGAAAAAACTGATAGCCGAAAACAGTGCTTCTTTCCCTGCCCAAAAAATCAGTACGGCGATGGATTGGGATGATGTAGTGCTCGATCATTTGGTGCTAACGCAGATTAATGAAATTACTACCTGGTTAGCGCATGGCCATACCCTGATGGAAGATTGGGGATTGGCCAGGAAACTGAAACCGGGCTACAGGGCATTATTTTATGGACCTCCAGGAACAGGAAAAACCTTAATCACTACTTTGATCGGTAAATCAAGTGGCCATGAAGTCTATAGAATCGATCTTTCTATGGTTGTTTCCAAATATATCGGCGAAACGGAAAAGAACCTGTCTGAAATTTTTGATATGGCCCAGCATCAAAACTGGATTTTGTTTTTTGATGAAGCCGATGCATTGTTCGGAAAACGTAGCAATGTCGATTCTGCCAATGATCGGTATGCCAATCAGCACACTGCTTATCTTTTACAGCGGATCGAAGATTTTCCAGGGCTGGTTATCCTGACAAGCAACCTCAAAGCCAATATAGATGAGGCTTTTTTAAGAAAGTTTCAATCCATTATTCATTTTACTATGCCTGCTGTACAAGAACGCTATCAGCTTTGGCAACAAGCCTTTTCAGGGGTTTGTAAACTGGATGAAAATATTAATCTTAAAGCCATTGCAGAGGAATACGAACTCACTGGTGGATCAATCATTAACGTATTGCGTTATTGCGCTTTATTGGTGATTAGCCGAAACGATACCATAGTAACCGAACAAGAATTAATTGCAGGCATAAAACGGGAACTTCAGAAAGAAAATAAACCTAAGTAAATTACAAAGTAAAGCTATTTCCAGTAAGGCCTTACTTCTTTTTAATTTCCTTAAAAAATTTAACCACTACTTCATCAGCTTCTTTTGGGTACACATGTCCGCCGGGATGAACATATAAAACAACAGGGTTCCCACTTTTAGAAGGATAGTGGGTGGCATATTCCCCATAAGGTTTTCCATCAGTATCGCAACTATTTACTTTTAAGATCATATTACACATCATTTTTTGCCATTCAGGTTTTACCAGCGGATCCTGTTCACCCATAATATGCATGGCAGGTTTTGGTTTAAGCTTTCCTGCGGCTTTTCTGCTTACAGCAGATGAAGGTGCAAAAGCCGCAAATACATCAGCATGTGTAGCCCAGAGCAGGTAAGTAAATCCACCTCCGTTAGAATGTCCGGTGGCATAAACGCGTTGATCATCTACTTTATAATTAGTTTGGAGGGTTTTCAGCATCTGATCAAAGAAATTCAGGTCCCGGTCGTTCATGTCTCCGGCTTCCTTTTGCCACCCGGGCAATTTTCCCTGCGGATCAGTAAGCTGTCCGGGCGTATTTAATCCCTGTGGGTACACGATGATGGCTTCAGGCCAGAGTTTTTCAAACTGGTGGCTTCGGTAGGCATTTTCCATTGTTCCGCCATGACCATGAAAAACAAAAATAAGCGGACTCATTTTTGTTTTTGCAGTAGAGGGAATATAAACCAGGGCTTCGCGCTTTGTATCGCCAACGGTCAACAGCATCTTTTTAACTTCTGATGTTGGCTGTTCACCCCTCACCAATAAAACCGGTATATAGATAAATATAAAGACCAGGATTATGAAATTAAGTACCTTATAGTTTGTTTTGTTGATCATACCCATATTGACCAGAATTGCCTCGCATGGTTTAATCATTATTGATCTTGAATTGGATTTTATGGCGTAAACTGAATCTGTTGTACCAGGTAAGCTTTACCAAATTTCTGCGGATCGTGCGTTACTGTTGCTTTAATTGCTTTCCATTTTGGAAGTTGTCCTTTTTGCCAGTTGGCCCGCACTTCTAAAACATTTTGATAAATTTCTTCGAGCTGACTCTGAACAGTGCTGTTTGCATAAGTTAACTGAAGCTTATCAGGAACAAAATAATAATCATTTCCGGTTTTGCTCAGCCTGATCACCGGGCCACCTGGGATATAAGAGGTGATGAGTTGAATATCAAAAGATTCAGTTCCTTTATATTGTTCTTTACTCACAATTTTAGTGAAAATAAAAGAGTAGGAGGAAGCGTCTTGTGGCGGATTATCATCATTATGGAACCTTGCTTTAACACGGTAGGTGTAACCTATTTCTCTTTGGTCAAAGCCAACAAGCGATGCACCCGCAAGTTCTTTTTCCGGTAATTTTATTAATAGATCTTGATCCGAGCCGTAACGGTGGTCAACAAGAAGTTCTACTTCCTGTCCGTCTTTAAGTTTCAGCGGACCATATACTTCTTCTTTTTTACAAGAAAAGAGGCTGATAGCAAAAAAAAGTACGATGATTTTTTTCATGTTTAAGCGTTTGTATTTGTTGGTAAAACGAAAGTAGACCAACTAATGCTACAGTTAAAAATGTTTATTGTAAAATAGATCGGTTTTGATTGGTAAACAGCTCAATATATGTGGGTTAAGAAAAAATAAATTGCGCTATATTAATCCTGTAAAATAGGAAAGGTTACCATCGTGGATGATAACCTTTTTTTGATCTGTCAACTAACCAAAGCAGCAGATCATGTTCTAAATAAGTAGGTGTACAGTATAAACCAGCTAAAAGCTACTTTGTTTTTAAATTTTTATTTTTTTTAGTCATCGATAAAAATGGCCTTATTTACGGGTTGATGGTTTTATTTCTTTGCTTCTTATCCTGCTTAAAGTTTCGCTGCGCATGCCAAGGTAACTCGCCAAATGTCGCAATGGTATCCTGTCAACTGCTACAGATTTAGTACTGGCAAATTTTTGGTAACGACTTGCAGCATTCGTAATTCTGGCTAAAATAGACCGCTCCGAAGCAGCATAGTATTGAATGGCCAGCATTTTCCTTCCGATTACATTGGCTTCAGGATAAAGCGAATACACGGAATCAATCAGGGCGAAGGGAATCGAGATCAGTTCGGAGTCTTCAAGCGCCTGCAGGTACTCAACAGAATGGTTGGAGGTTTGGTCAGGATGGTGGATAGCACCTATGGTTTCATTCTCAAAACTGAACCTCGTGGTAATATCTTTACCGTTATCTTTAATAAATCCCCTTACCAGGCCACTGGTTATAAAATAAAGTGATGCATTGTGGTCAATAGGTGAGAGGATAAATTTGTTCTTTTTTACCTGTAATCGTCTGCAATGCAGCACATGGTCAGCAATAAATCCTTTTGATAGTGGATGATACTGCTCAAAGTATTTGATGAGTGGTAATATGTTATGATATGCGGAAAATTGTGGCATTCGTATCGGAAATATAAGTTTGTTTGATGTCGCATATACGAAGTATTCCTAAAAGGGGTTTTCTGTTTTGTAAAAAAAGTTAAACATTCTTATTTTTTTCAAATTTTGGCTTGTCGACAAAAAAAAAGCCCCATGCTTTTGCACAGGGCTATCAAAATATTTATTTTTTTTTATTTAAAATGCGGAGAATTAAATTGCGCCGTCTTCTTTAACCATTTTGTTAATGGCTTTTTGTACTTTAATTACGTCTGTTTCAACTGTTTTCCTAACCGCTGCATCAAATGAAGCCGCAAACTCTGCACTCACAAAAATCTCCTCTTTTTCATTCAATACATTAAGAACAAAAGCGTTGCTTCCAAACTTAAATCCGCTTTTTATTCTGATCACGTCTTTTTCGAAGATTTTCAAAAATTCATAACTGTTGCTGATCTGATCAAAACAATCTCTAACCGCCTGAAAAACCAGGTGCGTTTCTATATCCAAACCATTTATAATTACCATAACCGAGGTAAGATCATTAAGCTCCGGAAGAAGATCTTCACTGTAAATAATATCTTTTGGATCCAGGATCACAACCGTTTCCTTATCCGCACTTTCACCTGCCTGTTGTGTTAATTGTATAGTGGCGTTACCGTCTTTTAGGGTAACGGTGCTTGCAGATGTTTTTTCAATTTTAATATCGCTAATGGTATCTTTTATGATGCCTACAACAAGTTCGAGCGCTTTTGATTGGGTACTGTTCATTATGGTATTTTTTTGCAAAGGTAACGCTTGCCTGCGGTGCCGGGTAATTATCGTTTAAATAAATACAATGTTTGCCGCTAAGTGTTTTATTTTTAACGGGTTAATTTTTTTTATTACTAACTGTTTTAATTATTTGTTAAATGACGAAGGTAAAGCTGTGGATTATCCAAAAAGGATTTCGTGAGGGTAAAGTGCTCCGTATCCTCGTAACCGATTTCTGAGATACCATATTCATCAAACTGATAAATGCTGGCTCCGGGATAGCAGATGAGCATAGGGGAGTGCGTGGCGATAATAAATTGGGCCCGGCCGCTTTGTTCCAGCTGATTAATTACTGATATAAAAGCTAAAATTCTTGCAGGCGATAAGGCTGCTTCAGGCTCATCCAGGATGTAAATACCCGATTCAAACTGGTTATTAAAGAGCGATAGAAAAGATTCTCCATGCGATTGCTCGTGTAGCGAACGACCACCGTATGCATCTAAAATGCGGTTATCTTCTAATGCCAGTTCATCAATATAGCTTGCAAAATTGAAAAAGTTTTCGGCCCTCATAAAGAAACCATCATTTATCCTCCTTGGTGTCCATGATAATTGTATGAGCTGGGTTAATGGCGATTCGTAACCCTCGAAACGATGACCAACATTGAGATTATGGTTGCGGTTACCACCTTTGAGGCTGAAACCACATCTTTCGGCTATCCCTTCCAGTAAGGTAGATTTACCTGAACCATTTTCGCCTACAAAAAACGTTACGTTGCTTTTTAAGTTCAGTTGCAATCCTTCGCGCAGGCTGGGAATCTGAGAGGTATAACCTCCGTCAGCTATCCGGTGTAACAATATCTGTGATAAAAAAGGCATTTATGATGTGTAATTTTCTTTAACGAATATAATCAATCGGAAAATGATGAGCGCACTCTGGTCCTGAAATTTCCGTTACTGATGTGTAAAATAGTGTCACCCTGATTATTGATTTCAATAGATTTAAATTCAATTCTTCCAAATAAACTGTCGCCGATTTTATAATTTGCCTTATTTAGCACCAGTTTCTGGTTGATTACTTTTTGTTTTGGCTTAACTTCTCCTTCAATAATTACATCTGTAAATTCGTATGCTTCGGCATTAAAGCGTTTGTTTTTATACTTGATATTTAATCCGCTTCCGGTAAAACCATCGCTAATACCAATATCAATAAATAAAGTATCTGATCCAGAATAATATGCCCTGCAATTATTCAATTTAGACGCTGGTGAATCCTGTTTTTCGTTTAAGTTACGACTTAAGTAACTCACATCACTGGTCCGTTTGGATCCGTTATGTTTTTCGAAAAATGAATATATTTCTTCTTCTTTATTCATTTCATTATAGATCAGGTTTTTAGGTAATCCCGGGTCGAGGT
Proteins encoded:
- a CDS encoding alpha/beta hydrolase family esterase; translated protein: MIKPCEAILVNMGMINKTNYKVLNFIILVFIFIYIPVLLVRGEQPTSEVKKMLLTVGDTKREALVYIPSTAKTKMSPLIFVFHGHGGTMENAYRSHQFEKLWPEAIIVYPQGLNTPGQLTDPQGKLPGWQKEAGDMNDRDLNFFDQMLKTLQTNYKVDDQRVYATGHSNGGGFTYLLWATHADVFAAFAPSSAVSRKAAGKLKPKPAMHIMGEQDPLVKPEWQKMMCNMILKVNSCDTDGKPYGEYATHYPSKSGNPVVLYVHPGGHVYPKEADEVVVKFFKEIKKK
- a CDS encoding Crp/Fnr family transcriptional regulator; this encodes MPQFSAYHNILPLIKYFEQYHPLSKGFIADHVLHCRRLQVKKNKFILSPIDHNASLYFITSGLVRGFIKDNGKDITTRFSFENETIGAIHHPDQTSNHSVEYLQALEDSELISIPFALIDSVYSLYPEANVIGRKMLAIQYYAASERSILARITNAASRYQKFASTKSVAVDRIPLRHLASYLGMRSETLSRIRSKEIKPSTRK
- a CDS encoding AAA family ATPase; its protein translation is MPFLSQILLHRIADGGYTSQIPSLREGLQLNLKSNVTFFVGENGSGKSTLLEGIAERCGFSLKGGNRNHNLNVGHRFEGYESPLTQLIQLSWTPRRINDGFFMRAENFFNFASYIDELALEDNRILDAYGGRSLHEQSHGESFLSLFNNQFESGIYILDEPEAALSPARILAFISVINQLEQSGRAQFIIATHSPMLICYPGASIYQFDEYGISEIGYEDTEHFTLTKSFLDNPQLYLRHLTNN
- a CDS encoding ATP-binding protein, which gives rise to MENNTALTALRQELDWLEAAIRQCMVTYFVQEGHEKDWTEISIPDLSLSGSPYADFIKKWNLDVYARLAIALAMAPHLRPEILDVFLSKNQVYDRGFTEFGGVSGKDHNGFLPTGETLCFLLTVNRPEMRYQVMYLLGKEHVLYKEDVLNLAETESHLPLLSGQLSLNKSWFNYFLTGKKLIAENSASFPAQKISTAMDWDDVVLDHLVLTQINEITTWLAHGHTLMEDWGLARKLKPGYRALFYGPPGTGKTLITTLIGKSSGHEVYRIDLSMVVSKYIGETEKNLSEIFDMAQHQNWILFFDEADALFGKRSNVDSANDRYANQHTAYLLQRIEDFPGLVILTSNLKANIDEAFLRKFQSIIHFTMPAVQERYQLWQQAFSGVCKLDENINLKAIAEEYELTGGSIINVLRYCALLVISRNDTIVTEQELIAGIKRELQKENKPK